The region tgtgtgtgtgtgtggggtgtgtgtgtgtgtggggtgtgtgtgtgtgtgggtgtgtgtgtgtgtgtgtgtgtgtgtgtgtgtgtgtgtgtgtgtgtgtgtgtgtgtgtgtgtgtgtgtgtgtggggtggggtgtgtgttgtgtgtgtgtgtgtgtgtgtgtgtgtgtgtgtgtgtgtggtgtgtgtgtgtgtgtgtgtgtgtgtgtgggtgtgtgtgggtgtgtgtgtgtgtgtgtgtgtgtgtgtgtgtgtgtgggtgtgtgtgtgggtgtgtgtgtgtgtgtgtgtgggtgtgtgtggggtgtgtgtgtgtgtgtgtgtgtgggtgggtgggggggtgtgtgtgtgtgtgtgtgtgtggggggtgtgggtgtgtgggtgtggggggggggttgtgtgggGTGTGCTAAGTGCGTGTCCAGTTCACCGTCACCTGGCGCACGAATTCATTCATAACCTGTGTCATCTTGCCTGGCGCACTGAATTCATACCTGTCACacggctcccctgggtcctaaactcTGCTGGGTACAGTCGAGGATTGCACTAACCGCACACTGGCCAACAATTTTACCGACAtgaaaggtttgctgacataaggggggctaacagtagagttttgagcaaaagACGGGAGAAACTCTGTCCCGGGAGAAGACCGGGAGAAGCTGCAAAATACGTGAATACGGGACAGTTGACAGGTctgataaacaaaatgaataaataaacaaatatagaaataaataaatacatgtctatatatgtatttatttatttatatatttaagtatgcatttatttatttatttattaatttttcattttggcataaaatatctcCCATAACCGAAactataatttacatatatacctaataataataataataggctacaTTAAAATAGTAGTCCTCTGACTTTAATTTTGTTCTCTCTGTCCCGAgattgctttatttttgtgttctattAAATCTTCTCTTCTCTCCTGAAACACACGTCAGTTTTGCTTTTCTCTGCCTTTGCTACCTTTCAACCCCACCTGTCCATTtattgaaatcctgaaatgatATAAAAACTGTCATTTGCATAATTAACATATACGTTTCTCGTTGAAATAAAGAATAGATATTTCGCCACCTTTATGCAAATCGCACCCACTCTGCCTGTCGGTAAACAGCAGAAGTAAATGGTTTCATTTTTTGCTGGAAACACCATTCGTGATAAGAACCGGGTTCAAACAAACGGAGGCAGAGAGTTTCTGGCTGTCGGAAGACACTTTAAATATTCAGGGCCAGTGAGTGAAGTGGccgagccgggatttgaaccgggaacctcctggggctggtttttcaaaatgtttttgaaaatgtcacTACTTGTAGCCACGTTACAAAAAAATATGCTTACGaatttcgttttgtttttaaatgaatctcgatcacaaaatctGGGATTACCAAATCCGGATCACTTGATCCAGATTACGTTTTGAAAAACCCGCCCCTGCTGATCAACACCGTCTGTCGTTAATTTAGTTATCTACCTCCCTAACTGTCCCAATGAAGCACATCATGGGAGACATTTTGCAGATTCTAATTTTGTTCACTTTCCAGGATCCATGCATCCTTCGCCAATCATAATCCGATCATTATCAGATTTGGTTGTACGTTTCACGAGCACGTTAGTCTAATAATCAATGGATAATCGCTTTACAGTTCAATAGGCACTTGCCAAATTAATGCAACCTGAATTTTGGGTTCGCGTAATTCTGGCATGAGAACGGATTAATACAAACAGCTGCTATTATTCTATTGTTAGAAGTTATTATTACAACTGTTTTGTTTGGTTACAGCATTGACATTCCCCAAAAGTCGTCACCCGCTCAGTGTTTTAAAGCGCAGGGTCAAACGACGTCACTGATGTccagttttacagtaaaatataatggCTGGGTCATTCTGCTTCTAAACAGGACGCTCTGAGACAAGCCTGTGCGTTCATCCATCCGTCTCTATGCGACGTTTACATGTCTGCGTGTGAAGCATCgcttatccaattattattattattattattattattattattattattgttgttgttgttgttgttgttggtgtgttGCATTACGAAGCCCTTTAATATTCTATTGATATGTGTCCTGATCGCCTTTTTTCTTATATTGGGGATTCAAATTTGCAATATACATTTGCATGTATGTTACTGATATATTCGGTGCAACTATTATTAGAATATCTCAATATTTCAACTGTtgttatatctctctctctctctctcctctatctctattatctctctctctctctctctctctatctctcctctctatatctatatagagagaagagatatatatatatatatatatatatatatatatatatatgagagagagagagagagtctagtAATCTATAtatcaggaatatatatatatatatatatatatatatatagatatatataatatatataatatatatcctagATATAATCTTATTCCTTGATAAGTCTTTGaatctgagttcaggagctgcgtTTCTGTTCCAGTTATTTACCATAGACATGTGTGGTGTAGGCTCCAGGTCAGCCAACGTGTTTAGTTCAGCTGTAGTTCGCATGTCAGTGGCAGCAGTTGTCGGTGGCAGTGACAGTAAATATGTCTAAAGCGGGGGAGCGCTTAACCCTTAACGTGTTAGTGCCGACCCCTTCCCACGTCACCTGTGTCTGGTGCCGACCCCTTCCCACGTCACCTGTGTCTGGTGCCGACCCCTTCCCACGTCACCTGTGTCTGATGCCGACCCCTTCCCACGTCACCTGTGTCTGGTGCCGACCCCTTCCCACGTCACCTGTGTCTGGTGCCGACCCCTTCCCACGTCACCTGTGCCTGGTGCCGACCCCTTCCCACGTCACCTGTGCCTGGTGCCGACCCCTTCCCACGTCACCTGTGCCTGGTGCCGACCCCTTCCCACGTCACCTGTGTCTGGTGCCGACCCCTTCCCACGTCACCTGTGCCTGGTGCCGACCCCTTCCCACGTCACCCTGGTGCCGACCCCTTCCCACGTCACCTGTGTCTGGTGCCGACCCCTTCCCACGTCACCTGTGTCTGGTGCCGACCCCTTCCCACGTCACCTGTGTCTGGTGCCGACCCCTTCCCACGTCACCTGTGCCTGGTGCCGACCCCTTCCCACGTCACCTGTGCCTGGTGCCGACCCCTTCCCACGTCACCTGTGCCTGGTGCCGACCCCTTCCCACGTCACCCTGGTGCCGACCCCTTCCCACGTCACCCTGGTGCCGACCCCTTCCCACGTCACCTGTGTCTGGTGCCGACCCCTTCCCACGTCACCTGTGTCTGGTGCCGACCCCTTCCCACGTCACCTGTGCCTGGTGCCGACCCCTTCCCACGTCACCTGTGTCTGGTGCCCCTTCCCACGTCACCTGTGTCTGGTGCCGACCCCTTCCCACGTCACCTGTGCCTGGTGCCGACCCCTTCCCACGTCACCTGTGCCTGGTGCCGACCCCTTCCCACGTCACCTGTGTCTGGTGCCGACCCCTTCCCACGTCACCTGTGTCTGGTGCCGACCCCTTCCCACGTCACCTGTGTCTGGTGCCGACCCCTTCCCACGTCACCTGTGTCTGTGGCTGGCAATTAGAACGGAGCAGCAGCACGGTCTACGGGGCCCTCGTGTGGTTTACTGGGGTACAACATTATTCTGAAGAGAAAGCGTCGTGCGGTcacatttgaaaacattattattattattattattattattattactgtacacacATCGTACacaatccatttaaaataaatgagattTCTGCAGTATCTACAAATCAGTGTCAACACATACACAtggtatatatagatagatagacagatagatagacagatagacagacagatagatatatagacagatagatagacagacatatagatagatatatagacagatagatagatagatagatagatatgtcaTGTCAAAGTTAGTTCGTTTTACTATTAGCCCAAGTGTCTCTCCCCTGTCATGTGAAAAAGGGCACACCGAATTTCTAGGCGTGGCGACTTCGTGACGCATTTTGAGGGAGGGGGCCAGGCTCCCCTTTCACGTGACGAGGGCCTGAggcaacccaaaaaaaaaaaaaaaaaaaaaaaaaaagaacccgcACGGAGCTTATATCCCGTCGTCCTGTGCGGGCTCCCTCTTTCCTCGGACCAGCATGTCGAAGAGAGGTAAGGGAACCTGAAATCCCCAATCCAGCGCCATCCTGGTGTTAGCCTGCAGCTAGCGCCTCACCGCCGGCCGCTTCTCAGCGCTGAATGCCTCACCCTTCCTGCTCGCGAAACGTGTCGCAGCGGAGATGTGAAACAAACCAAGATATGAAAGCGTGGTGTGAAGATGGCCGGTCTTGTGTGGTAAACTCTGTCAGCAGAAGCCATGTTGATGCAAAGCGGCATGTATGTTCGATATTTCACAATGCGTTGGGATTGTTGGTATATGAAAACAAAAGCTCTTTATTGCAATCAAAAAAGCGACGAGATTCAATACAAACGAGATAGATACACttgcatagtgtgtgtgtgtggctggctgtctgtctgtctgtcggtcgGGGCTTCACTGAATGCGTGACTGTAAATCGCCCGGCCTGGTTAGCTCTGGGCTCGCTGCAGTGTCTAGTCGTGCAATTCTCTAATGTTAAAGATGCGTTAACGTCGGTGTAACGCGATTCTGGTGCGCTGCTGTTCCTGAAATGTGCACAGTTTTAAAGTCTTGGGGGGGGAAACTCGTAGGTAAGGCGAGGTTTCGGGTAAAACCAGGTAGTTTGTAACAGTGCCCTTGGTGTAGCCTTGTGAAAACGTGCACCGGTTATAAGATGCAAGTTATTTTAAGTGCTGGTTTGGAAGCGCATTTACTTGTCGGTTCACGTGTTTGATGTCACCACCGGGCTGCGTTGAATTTGATGTCGGGACGGCCTATCTATGTATATGTTTAGTTGGTCTGAAGCTTTTGAAATCCGACTGACGGCGCAAAAGTAAAACGGCTTGTGCTGTGCATTGATTTTCATATGAGGGACGGGCCTTGTGAATTGTGTTCAGGTGTGTAGTGTTTGTGTAAACTGGTGAATTGGTGTCAGAAGCATGTGGCGTTCACTATTAAGATCCATTTCATGACGCCAGTGGTTTATATTTTCTTAGTTAACGTTGCAGTTTAATCTTAAGCATGGTGCGAGATAAATATCTGTTTACTGAAACAGTCCCTTCTAAAAGCACTTGCTTCGCCTGCGCTCAGTGGCGGGGTGAGTTGTCGTGGAATGGGAATAAGAAACACATCGCTCTTGGGTGAGAAGGCAGCGACGTGTGCTGTTCATTCTCAATCCGCGGTGTGACAATATGAATTGAACCATTTCCTGTTGATAAGAAGTCATTGCTACTTTGAGCATTGTTTGTGCTCTGCGTGCTAAGTTTGCAATACTGTTATCATTTCTGAAAAAACTAATTCTACAGAAAGTGGACATGATTTTTTGTGGTTTTAAGTTTGGCTGTTGCATTTCAGGACGTGGTGGTTCGTCCGGTGCGAAGTTTCGCATCTCCCTGGGTCTCCCAGTGGGAGCTGTGATCAACTGCGCTGACAACACAGGTAAGCTGCGCTGGGAAAAACACCTTCAAGGATCGATTACTGGGTCAgtctagagcccctttcacactggcactaaTACCAGGGTCCaaacctgggttctggctacccgggatCACAATTcagcgtagtgtgaaaccacgggTCGACACGCTCTTACCCGGGTTGAGAGACAAATTGTATtgaatgaaataacaaacagccacgccgcTCTTGAACTGGAGTTTGTTCTGGTTATAGATACTgtattctggggggggggggtaaattagCACTGACCTGATCCCTTCTAAAAGCACTTGCTTCGCCTGCGCTCAGTGGCTGGGTGAGTTGTCGTGGAATGGGAATAAGAAACACATCGCTCTTGGGTGAGAAGGCAGCGACGTGTGCTGTTCATTCTCAATCCGCGGTGTGacaattttgaaattaaaatcaatttccagttCCTGTTAATCTATTTTAGCACATCACTGATCAATTGCAATTGGCAGAGTTCTGTTAATTAGCTCCACAGTGGCAACAAATAACTTTTAATTTAAGTCATTGTCTGTCAGTCAATTAAATTGttcaactgttttcattttgaagacAATCGGAACAACTGTCTCAAATACCTTTGAAGGAATTTaaatgggatgggggggggggggggggggatagataaatttaattaaatttgggttGCTCACCCATTGCGTTGCCAGGAAAGCAGATGAATTGCTTGAAAGCTGCATGCCTTTCTGTAATTAAACcgctgttttgttgctgtttcatCTGTCCCAGGAGCCAAGAACCTGTACATCATCTCCGTTAAGGGGATCAAGGGGCGCCTGAACAGGTTGCCTGCAGCAGGAGTGGGTGACATGGTCATGGCCACTGTGAAGAAAGGCAAGCCCGAACTCAGAAAAAAAGGTGAGTCGCGAAAGAGGCTTACTCCTGGGTGAACCTGCTGTTTGTAGAGGGACTGCTGTTAAATTGACTTGTGGCTGAGTTCACAGACCCCGGGTAGGACTAGTGTTGGATTGCCTTACTTACCCAAGGTTACATTCCAttagtccaagatcagtgctgACCGGGCTCCGGACCTAGCTGTGAGTGCAGTGTTAGGAGGTACCTGCCCAGGCAGAACTAGACCATGGTGGGTTGGCTTGGCTGTCCGTTCAACGGTACCAAAGTGGTAGATGGGTCTTAATTACTGAAATGGCGATGCACGGTggtaacttttgttttttaaaaatgaattacaggAGTAGTATAATGCGTCATATTTGGCAAGTGGAATCTCTGATATCTGTCTCCAGTATCCTAGGTTGCAGCTCTATTTTCTTGCACGAATGGGGGAAATAAACTCCCAGTGCATagcatttctggttttactaggagtcaaagaagacacacctgtgcttgttagcTATacgcactgtggctaatcaagctggtagtaaaacctggaactgttgaaactgctctgcaataggagccttattaCCCTCCCTGTTTTGCATAAACAAAACCATTAACAGGTCATAATGAGATGTAAGTGAGTTTAGTGGCTTTGCGCAAGTGATGCGGTAACACAACCCTTCTAAAAGCACTTGCTTCGCCTGCGCTCAGTGGCGGGGTGAGTTGTCGTGGAATGGGAATAAGAAACACATCGCTCTTGGGTGAGAAGGCAGCGACGTGTGCTGTTCATTCTCAATCCGCGGTGTAATAAAAACCTGTTGCTTGTGTGAATGAAACTCAGTTGAAGTTAAAGCAGTGGGTATAGATGGAGCAATGTTAGAATTGGGTTTTTTTCTGTGTCATTTTCTACAGTGCATCCTGCGGTGGTGATACGGCAACGGAAATCGTACAGGAGAAAAGACGGGGTGTTCCTTTACTTTGAAGACAACGCGGGGGTCATCGTGAACAACAAAGGAGAAATGAAAGGCAAGTGTATTTAGAAATGGTGTGACCCACTTTTTAGGTGCAACTGTGTGCATGTTGAATCTTGGATTTTCACAAAATGGTAAAGAGTCCTCAATTGGGAAGCTACTGTGTTCAGAACCTGTGTACTTTCTGCCAGACCTGGTAGGTTTAATTGCGCAATTTGTAATTGCAACtgcaatgtaattgtaattgaacctCAGCACACCAATcttgtaattgcaattataatCTGCCCCAGCTCTTGCCTTCTACCACACAACGTGAAACTTGCTTCCCTTTTTGAAGATGGTATATTTCAAATAGGGCGTTTCTATTTTCATATGTCATTAAGTTCCTATTGGGTGAAGACACGTTTTTGTATAATAGGTTATAGCTGTGTTATTTACTGAAACAGTCCCTTCTAAAAGCACTTGCTTCGCCTGCGCTCAGTGGCGGGGTGAGTTGTCGTGGAATGGGAATAAGAAACACATCGCTCTTGGGTGAGAAGGCAGCGACGTGTGCTGTTCATTCTCAATCCGCGGTGTGACAATATGAATTGAACCTGCAGCAGCTGTTCCAGCTAGGGGGTCATTCCATTtctaattccttttttaaaaatcaattccttTTGAAGGAATTGATTATTTGAGACATCTGTTGTGGTTTGTTCAACAGCTTTCGTTTGAAGCCAATTGAATGGACTCAATAGTGATTGCATTTTAAGTAAATTGCTGCCACTTTGAGAagctgctaattgcaattttaaacAATGGTATGTTGAAATTGATTAAGAGAGATTGGGTATTGATTTAACTGAGTTGATGTGGGTGGGACGACCAGTGATGTAGTGTGTTTTAGCATATTCAATGGAGATAAACCATGCTAGATTAGAAGGAAGAATTCTGTGCTCTGCCGAGCGTTCCTGAGACAATATTCCCTAGCAGTGCAGTTAAACTCAAAGTGCTGTGTCCTTCCTTTTCCAGGTTCTGCGATCACAGGTCCTGTTGCCAAGGAGTGTGCTGACTTATGGCCCAGGATTGCTTCCAACGCAGGCAGCattgcttaaacaaaacaaattttaataaaatgtggttCAAAAAAAATGTGGTCAAAGCTCTCCTTCTGCTGTATGTTACAGAGGCATTGAATTCAAGTTTGATCATGGGAGGgatgtgcattgtgttttttattgcatgGTCCATTCAGTCTACCTTGAGTTTCTGGTCCATAAAACTAGTCCTAAAGATTACTGGGGGGAGTGTTCTGAAGTACTGCCACAGCTCTGACATCACAGAGCTCCAGCACCCCTTcttctgacgatttgaagcaaatggacataaaccaaGGGTACGGTACacttacaacacaaacacaaaattctacTGAATTACTCatcctttattatattaataaagaaaatgtgagaaataaaacaattctaaacttttttacaaaaatacagcaaaacagcCTGTACCATACATATAACTACAGCTCGTGTGCTTTTTTTAAAGCcccctgaacaaaaaaaaaaaaaactgcccttaAACAGGATTATGTTtggtgaataatttaaaaaaatcaccctTCAACCGAACTAATTGAACTTTTATTAAGtcaattcctaaatatatttacaaactaTAGCGATACAACATGTTGGTGTCTTCATTTTTGAAGACCAGCTGTTTGCCCATCCTTTGGCAATCCCAGTTCAGaactgtctttcgttgcgtgtgacgtcagtggctcaattggaatgaaaagcagcagacaCGGCGTCTGCAGGACCGGGTTTGGGAAACGCTGACCTGCAGGCCACATTACTGTATCCTCAGCTGCTGCATGATCATTGCACTGCTAACGTCACTGTACatataacttgttgcatcctgtTTCATATTTGGcagttggtgtttttttgtgtacaCAGTATAATGTGTAAGTTTTCACGACGTAACAATGAACGTACAACTACACTCTTCGCACGTCAATCGGCGTGGTTTTCCTTTACTGTTGTTGAGCATTTCTGTAAATGCACAGGATATATGTTGGGTGCAATTGGGTTGGTATACAATGAAGCGAGCTAGCGTGCCCGCCGGGTCGCGGCTGCAGCAGAAGCATTATCTCCAGGAGAAGCACTTCATTCTCGACTGCGTGGCGGTGTCCTCCATGGCTAGTGTTTATGAAACAGTACATCCGAAGCTGTGGGCTGTAATCCCGCCGTATAACGGGCAGAAGGACAACCATACTCGCCAATATTACTCATCACCATCGGTGAAACTGCTTTTAGAGAAAACAGGACAGGTAAGTTTGCTGAAATAGATAATACTATTTttggatttacattttttttttaagtggactTCTTCGAGTCGAAAATGATTTATTGAACTTGttaagtttattttactatttctaaatctCAAAGTGTATACCTGAAGAATATAACCGTGTTCCTGTGGTTTTGTTAGGGTGGCGGCGGGACCTCAATACACGGTGAGATGGTAGATTTTTTCTATAAACTCGGACCAGGACAGCAAGCCCTCGACAGAAGGAACATGGCTGGGGCAGGT is a window of Polyodon spathula isolate WHYD16114869_AA chromosome 12, ASM1765450v1, whole genome shotgun sequence DNA encoding:
- the LOC121323761 gene encoding uncharacterized protein C17orf98-like; translated protein: MKRASVPAGSRLQQKHYLQEKHFILDCVAVSSMASVYETVHPKLWAVIPPYNGQKDNHTRQYYSSPSVKLLLEKTGQGGGGTSIHGEMVDFFYKLGPGQQALDRRNMAGAGHSDEQVTGHTGLTLVQQNNFGYNGKLGYRRNTPFLRQRAPCFGAVTKLPM
- the LOC121324834 gene encoding 60S ribosomal protein L23 — encoded protein: MSKRGRGGSSGAKFRISLGLPVGAVINCADNTGAKNLYIISVKGIKGRLNRLPAAGVGDMVMATVKKGKPELRKKVHPAVVIRQRKSYRRKDGVFLYFEDNAGVIVNNKGEMKGSAITGPVAKECADLWPRIASNAGSIA